In a genomic window of Streptomyces katrae:
- a CDS encoding nucleoside-diphosphate kinase, translated as MAQDQENTVERTLVLLKPDAMVRGFSGKIIARFEDASLKIVGIKMKQMDAEFTRRHYFDLEERLGPEVYNLTATFMQQGPVIALVLEGFDAVATVRKIVGSTYPNEAPAGTIRGDFSHYSRGASAASGKAVANLVHASGNKEEADMEVDLWFDKDELHDYRTLAEIFTY; from the coding sequence ATGGCCCAGGATCAGGAAAACACCGTGGAGCGCACGCTCGTGCTCCTCAAGCCCGACGCGATGGTCCGCGGATTCAGCGGGAAGATCATCGCCCGCTTCGAGGACGCGTCGCTGAAGATCGTCGGCATCAAGATGAAGCAGATGGACGCCGAGTTCACCCGGCGCCACTACTTCGACCTGGAGGAGCGGCTCGGCCCGGAGGTCTACAACCTCACCGCGACCTTCATGCAGCAGGGCCCGGTCATCGCGCTCGTGCTGGAGGGCTTCGACGCCGTCGCGACGGTCCGGAAGATCGTCGGCAGCACGTACCCGAACGAGGCCCCCGCCGGCACCATCCGCGGCGACTTCTCCCACTACAGCCGCGGCGCCAGCGCCGCCTCCGGGAAGGCCGTGGCGAACCTCGTCCACGCCTCGGGCAACAAGGAGGAGGCCGACATGGAGGTGGACCTCTGGTTCGACAAGGACGAGCTCCACGACTACCGCACCCTCGCGGAGATCTTCACGTACTGA
- a CDS encoding class I SAM-dependent methyltransferase, whose protein sequence is MNAHRTNGTSIDHLGEQITTLLADPATTHGLARTLRAAAKEIELSRYHRVSQRAFPSGRIDTAPKNVQVGGGAHRIDGFFNIDAVPPADLLWDVREGLPLQDSTVEVLFSEHFLEHIDYPTSAKHYARETHRVLASGGRLITGVPDASFVLGPYPARPEQAEEMIDRWYAKRNCRQDINTYLDLINYVFRDQDDHPTYTPHLWAYDLDKLCQLFTEAGFKTVEPWPFDAAMANPKREWASVYVVATR, encoded by the coding sequence ATGAACGCCCACCGCACGAACGGCACCTCCATCGACCACCTCGGCGAGCAGATCACCACGCTCCTCGCCGACCCCGCGACCACACACGGCCTGGCCCGGACGCTCCGGGCCGCGGCCAAGGAGATCGAGCTCAGCCGGTACCACAGGGTCAGCCAGAGGGCCTTTCCCAGCGGCCGGATCGACACGGCCCCGAAGAACGTCCAGGTCGGCGGCGGCGCCCACCGTATCGACGGCTTCTTCAACATCGATGCCGTACCGCCGGCCGACCTGCTGTGGGACGTCCGCGAAGGGCTGCCGCTCCAGGACAGCACGGTGGAGGTGCTGTTCTCCGAGCACTTCCTCGAGCACATCGACTACCCGACCTCTGCCAAGCACTACGCCCGCGAGACTCACCGCGTCCTCGCCTCCGGCGGGCGGCTCATCACCGGCGTCCCGGACGCATCGTTCGTCCTCGGCCCGTACCCCGCCAGGCCCGAGCAGGCCGAGGAGATGATCGACCGCTGGTACGCCAAGCGGAACTGCCGCCAGGACATCAATACCTATCTCGACCTGATCAACTACGTCTTCCGCGACCAGGACGACCACCCCACGTACACCCCGCACCTCTGGGCCTACGACCTCGACAAGCTCTGCCAGCTGTTCACGGAGGCGGGCTTCAAGACCGTCGAGCCGTGGCCGTTCGACGCCGCCATGGCCAACCCGAAGCGCGAATGGGCCAGCGTCTACGTGGTCGCGACTAGGTGA
- a CDS encoding xylulokinase gives MGIVAGLDSSSTFTRIVVCDTDTGAVLRQGYAPHPQSVGETVPHETDPQAWLLSLGEAAGGGLLEGVQAIGVSARRGLLALDAQGGLVRPALVGNDRRGQVAAAELVEALGGKAAWTAAVGSVPHPAQPIVKLAWLARTDPEAARRVAVLLSPHDWLVWQLLGRPARRTTDRAGASGTGYWSAATGSYRPDLVELALGHQALLPEVLGPSDAAGMTPEGLLISAGTGETTAAVLGLGLGPGDAVVSLGASGSVMAVHHEALVEPGGLITSLADAAGMHLPVVNTSNAVRPLRGTADMLGTDLEGLSALALKSTPGAHGLVLLPYLEGERTPHLPHSAGTLSGLRRDSMKPEHLARAAFEGMLCGLVDALDVLRHRGVGIRRVFLLGAAAELPAVQAAAPGLFGTQVVVPAPADYAALGAARQAAWALGVQQGTLAPHTPPLWPAPAAQVFEPGEEFAAWQAVRQQYVTTREQLHPGAF, from the coding sequence ATGGGGATAGTCGCCGGGCTGGACAGCTCTTCCACCTTCACTCGCATCGTCGTCTGTGACACGGACACGGGCGCCGTACTGCGCCAGGGCTACGCACCCCATCCGCAGTCCGTCGGCGAGACGGTCCCCCACGAGACCGACCCGCAGGCCTGGCTGCTCTCCCTGGGCGAGGCGGCCGGCGGCGGGCTGCTGGAGGGCGTCCAGGCCATCGGGGTCTCCGCGCGGCGCGGCCTGCTGGCACTGGACGCACAGGGCGGGCTGGTCCGGCCCGCCCTGGTCGGCAACGACCGGCGCGGGCAGGTCGCCGCGGCCGAACTGGTCGAGGCGCTCGGCGGCAAGGCCGCCTGGACGGCGGCCGTGGGCTCGGTCCCGCACCCCGCGCAGCCGATCGTGAAGCTCGCCTGGCTGGCCCGTACCGACCCGGAGGCCGCGCGCCGGGTGGCGGTGCTGCTCTCCCCGCACGACTGGCTGGTCTGGCAGCTGCTGGGCCGGCCCGCCCGGCGCACCACCGACCGGGCGGGCGCCTCCGGGACGGGGTACTGGTCGGCGGCCACCGGCTCCTACCGCCCCGACCTGGTCGAGCTGGCGCTCGGGCACCAGGCGCTGCTGCCCGAGGTGCTCGGTCCGAGCGACGCCGCCGGGATGACCCCGGAAGGGCTGCTGATCTCCGCCGGGACCGGGGAGACCACGGCCGCCGTGCTCGGGCTGGGCCTGGGTCCCGGGGACGCGGTGGTCTCGCTGGGCGCCTCCGGTTCGGTGATGGCCGTGCACCACGAGGCCCTGGTGGAGCCGGGCGGCCTGATCACCTCCCTGGCCGACGCGGCCGGCATGCACCTGCCGGTGGTGAACACCTCCAACGCCGTACGGCCCCTGCGCGGCACCGCCGACATGCTGGGCACCGACCTGGAGGGGCTGAGCGCACTCGCGCTGAAGTCGACGCCGGGTGCACACGGGCTCGTACTCCTGCCGTACCTGGAGGGAGAGCGCACGCCGCACCTGCCGCACTCCGCCGGGACCCTGTCGGGGCTGCGCCGGGACTCGATGAAGCCGGAGCACCTGGCCCGGGCCGCGTTCGAGGGGATGCTGTGCGGGCTGGTGGACGCCCTGGACGTGCTGCGGCACCGGGGGGTCGGCATCCGGCGGGTGTTCCTGCTGGGCGCGGCCGCCGAGCTGCCCGCCGTACAGGCCGCCGCTCCGGGGCTGTTCGGGACGCAGGTCGTGGTGCCCGCACCGGCGGACTACGCGGCGCTGGGCGCGGCCCGGCAGGCGGCGTGGGCGCTGGGGGTGCAGCAGGGCACGCTCGCCCCGCACACGCCTCCGCTGTGGCCGGCCCCGGCCGCGCAGGTCTTCGAGCCGGGCGAGGAGTTCGCCGCCTGGCAGGCGGTGCGCCAGCAGTACGTGACGACGCGGGAGCAGCTGCACCCGGGGGCCTTCTGA
- a CDS encoding ABC transporter ATP-binding protein: MLIRLLRTYLRPHRKPIAALVLLQLLQTSASLYLPTLNADIIDNGVVKGDTGYILRSGALMLGVSLVQLVCNVGAVYFGARTSAALGRDIRAAVFDRVQSFSAREVGQFGAPSLITRTTNDVQQVQMLALLTFTLMASAPIMCIGGIAMALSLDVKLSGVLLAVVPVLGISVGAIVWRTRPLFRRMQVRLDVVNRVLREQITGNRVIRAFVRDGYEEERFRGANSELTGVSLASGKLLALMFPVVMLVMNVSSVAVIWFGAMRVDSQGMEIGQVTAFLAYLMQIVMAVMMATFMFMMVPRAEVCAERIQEVLDTESSVVPPSDPVRTVSLRGQLELRGADFHYPGAEAPVLRGVDLVARPGETTAVIGSTGSGKSTLLGLVPRLFDATGGTVLVDGEDVRRLDPQLLARTVGMVPQKPYLFSGTVASNLRYGRPDATDEELWQALEVAQAKEFVSALEGGLEAPITQGGTNVSGGQRQRLAIARTLVQRPEIYLFDDSFSALDYATDAALRAALARETEEATVVIVAQRVSTIRDADRIIVLDEGQVVGEGRHHELMAGNETYREIVLSQLTEAEAA; this comes from the coding sequence GTGCTCATACGACTTCTGCGAACGTACCTGCGTCCGCACCGGAAACCCATCGCCGCACTGGTACTGCTGCAACTCCTGCAGACCAGTGCGAGCCTCTACCTGCCCACGCTCAACGCCGACATCATCGACAACGGTGTCGTCAAGGGCGACACCGGTTACATCCTGCGCTCCGGCGCGCTGATGCTCGGTGTCTCGCTCGTCCAGCTCGTCTGCAACGTCGGCGCCGTCTACTTCGGCGCACGGACCTCGGCCGCGCTCGGCCGCGACATCCGCGCCGCCGTCTTCGACCGGGTGCAGAGCTTCTCCGCCCGCGAGGTGGGCCAGTTCGGCGCCCCGTCGCTGATCACCCGTACGACCAACGACGTCCAGCAGGTGCAGATGCTGGCGCTGCTGACCTTCACGCTGATGGCCTCGGCGCCGATCATGTGCATCGGCGGCATCGCCATGGCGCTCTCCCTGGACGTGAAGCTGTCGGGCGTGCTGCTCGCCGTGGTCCCGGTGCTGGGCATCTCGGTCGGCGCGATCGTCTGGAGGACGCGTCCGCTGTTCCGCCGGATGCAGGTCCGCCTCGACGTGGTCAACCGGGTGCTGCGCGAGCAGATCACCGGCAACCGCGTGATCCGCGCCTTCGTCCGCGACGGCTACGAGGAGGAGCGCTTCCGCGGCGCGAACTCCGAACTGACCGGCGTCTCGCTGGCCTCGGGCAAGCTGCTCGCCCTGATGTTCCCCGTCGTCATGCTGGTCATGAACGTCTCCAGCGTGGCGGTCATCTGGTTCGGCGCGATGCGCGTGGACAGCCAGGGGATGGAAATCGGCCAGGTAACGGCCTTCCTGGCCTACCTGATGCAGATCGTGATGGCCGTGATGATGGCCACCTTCATGTTCATGATGGTGCCCCGCGCCGAGGTCTGTGCCGAGCGCATCCAGGAGGTCCTGGACACCGAGTCCAGCGTGGTCCCTCCCTCGGACCCGGTGCGCACGGTGTCCCTGCGCGGGCAGCTGGAGCTGCGCGGCGCGGACTTCCACTATCCGGGCGCCGAGGCGCCGGTGCTGCGCGGGGTGGACCTGGTGGCCCGCCCCGGCGAGACCACGGCGGTGATCGGCTCCACCGGCAGCGGCAAGTCCACGCTGCTGGGGCTGGTGCCGCGGCTGTTCGACGCGACCGGCGGCACGGTGCTCGTCGACGGCGAGGACGTGCGCCGACTGGACCCGCAGCTGCTGGCCCGGACGGTCGGCATGGTCCCGCAGAAGCCGTACCTGTTCTCCGGGACCGTCGCCTCCAACCTGCGCTACGGGCGCCCGGACGCGACGGACGAGGAGCTGTGGCAGGCCCTGGAGGTGGCCCAGGCCAAGGAGTTCGTCTCCGCGCTGGAGGGAGGCCTGGAGGCGCCCATCACCCAGGGCGGCACGAACGTCTCCGGCGGCCAGCGCCAGCGTCTGGCGATCGCCCGCACGCTCGTGCAGCGCCCGGAGATCTACCTGTTCGACGACTCCTTCTCGGCCCTGGACTACGCGACGGACGCGGCGCTGCGCGCGGCGCTGGCGCGGGAGACGGAGGAGGCGACGGTGGTCATCGTCGCCCAGCGGGTCTCCACGATCCGCGACGCCGACCGGATCATCGTCCTCGACGAGGGCCAGGTGGTCGGCGAGGGCCGCCACCACGAGCTGATGGCCGGCAACGAGACCTACCGGGAGATCGTGCTCTCCCAGCTGACGGAGGCGGAGGCCGCATGA
- a CDS encoding ABC transporter ATP-binding protein, whose product MSGPGGRMMMGSPQRSLDFKGSGKRLLAQLAQEKAKLWGMVAAVVGSVGCSVVGPKILGEATDLVFAGIVGREMPEGLTKEQALEGLRSQGHGGVADMLASTDFTPGKGIDFGAVGVVALWALAVFVLASLLMLVATRLSNRVQNGTVYRMREELQAKLSRLPLSYFDQQKRGEVLSRATNDIDNIGQTLQQTLGQLMNSLLTIVGVLAMMFWISPLLALVALATVPLAMVVAAKIGKKSQPQFVAQWKSTGTLNAHIEEMYSGHALVKVFGRQKESAEVFAEHNEELYRASFKAQLVSGIMQPVMFFVSNINYVLVAVVGGLRVASGTLSIGDVQAFIQYSRQFSMPLTQVASMANLVQSGVASAERVYELMDAPEQEPDVEVPERPEELRGQVVLDKVAFRYEPDKPLIENLSLRVEPGQTVAIVGPTGAGKTTLVNLLMRFYEVTGGEIALDGVDIAKMTREQLRSGIGMVLQDTWLFGGTIAENIAYGASREVTRAEIEEAARAAHADRFVRTLPDGYDTVLDDEGAGVSAGEKQLITIARAFLSDPVILVLDEATSSVDTRTEVLIQKAMARLAHGRTSFVIAHRLSTIRDADVILVMENGSIVEQGSHEELLAAEGAYARLYAAQFAQAVAEVD is encoded by the coding sequence ATGAGCGGGCCCGGAGGACGGATGATGATGGGCTCGCCCCAGAGGTCCCTGGACTTCAAGGGGTCGGGCAAACGCCTGCTGGCACAGCTGGCGCAGGAGAAGGCGAAGCTGTGGGGCATGGTCGCGGCCGTGGTCGGCAGCGTCGGCTGTTCCGTGGTCGGTCCGAAGATCCTCGGCGAGGCCACGGACCTGGTGTTCGCGGGCATCGTCGGCCGGGAGATGCCGGAGGGCCTGACCAAGGAGCAGGCGCTGGAGGGGCTGCGGTCCCAGGGGCACGGCGGCGTGGCGGACATGCTGGCCAGCACCGACTTCACGCCGGGCAAGGGCATCGACTTCGGTGCCGTCGGGGTCGTGGCGCTGTGGGCGCTGGCGGTCTTCGTGCTGGCGTCCCTGCTGATGCTGGTCGCGACGCGGCTGTCGAACCGGGTGCAGAACGGCACCGTGTACCGGATGCGCGAGGAGCTCCAGGCCAAGCTGTCGCGGCTGCCGCTGTCGTACTTCGACCAGCAGAAGCGCGGCGAGGTGCTCAGCCGGGCGACGAACGACATCGACAACATCGGGCAGACGCTCCAGCAGACGCTGGGTCAGCTGATGAACTCGCTGCTGACGATCGTCGGCGTGCTGGCGATGATGTTCTGGATCTCGCCGCTGCTGGCGCTGGTCGCGCTGGCGACCGTGCCGCTGGCCATGGTGGTCGCGGCTAAGATCGGCAAGAAGTCGCAGCCGCAGTTCGTGGCGCAGTGGAAGAGCACCGGCACGCTGAACGCCCACATCGAGGAGATGTACTCCGGCCACGCGCTGGTGAAGGTCTTCGGTCGGCAGAAGGAGTCGGCGGAGGTCTTCGCCGAGCACAACGAGGAGCTGTACCGGGCCTCGTTCAAGGCGCAGCTGGTCAGCGGCATCATGCAGCCGGTGATGTTCTTCGTCTCGAACATCAACTACGTGCTGGTGGCCGTCGTCGGCGGGCTGCGGGTGGCCTCGGGCACCCTGTCGATCGGTGACGTGCAGGCGTTCATCCAGTACTCGCGCCAGTTCTCGATGCCGCTGACGCAGGTGGCGTCGATGGCGAACCTGGTGCAGTCCGGCGTCGCCTCGGCGGAGCGGGTGTACGAGCTGATGGACGCGCCCGAGCAGGAGCCGGACGTGGAGGTTCCGGAGCGTCCGGAGGAGCTGCGCGGGCAGGTCGTCCTGGACAAGGTGGCCTTCCGCTACGAGCCGGACAAGCCGCTCATCGAGAACCTGTCGCTGCGGGTGGAGCCGGGTCAGACGGTCGCGATCGTCGGCCCGACGGGCGCGGGCAAGACCACGCTGGTCAACCTGTTGATGCGGTTCTACGAGGTCACCGGTGGCGAGATCGCCCTCGACGGGGTGGACATCGCCAAGATGACCCGCGAGCAGCTGCGTTCCGGGATCGGCATGGTCCTCCAGGACACCTGGCTGTTCGGCGGGACCATCGCGGAGAACATCGCCTACGGTGCCTCGCGGGAGGTCACGCGTGCCGAGATCGAGGAGGCCGCGCGGGCGGCCCACGCGGACCGGTTCGTCCGTACGCTGCCCGACGGCTACGACACGGTGCTCGACGACGAGGGCGCGGGCGTCAGCGCGGGCGAGAAGCAGCTGATCACCATCGCCCGGGCGTTCCTGTCGGACCCGGTGATCCTGGTCCTCGACGAGGCGACGAGCTCGGTGGACACCCGTACCGAGGTGCTGATCCAGAAGGCGATGGCGCGCCTGGCGCACGGCCGTACGTCGTTCGTGATCGCGCACCGGCTCTCCACGATCCGGGATGCCGACGTGATCCTGGTCATGGAGAACGGCTCGATCGTGGAGCAGGGCTCGCACGAGGAGCTGCTGGCCGCGGAGGGCGCGTACGCGCGGCTGTACGCGGCGCAGTTCGCGCAGGCGGTCGCCGAGGTCGACTGA
- a CDS encoding RNA polymerase sigma factor, producing MQTRTLTVNVSHPAGSSFHAGEVATAEAEAEAVDETADAAAREAAERDGDEEPEVFELIEQPPPQPGRGPAGPAAGGPSADLFRQYLREIGRIPLLTAAEEVELARRVEAGLFAEERLAGATDLDSQLAVDLDKLVVMGRMAKRRLIESNLRLVVSVAKRYVGRGLTMLDLVQEGNLGLIRAVEKFDYARGYKFSTYATWWIRQAMSRALADQARTIRVPVHVVELINRVVRVQRRMLQERGYEPTAEEVALHLELTPERVLEVLRLAQEPVSLHAPVGEEEDVALGDLIEDGDAASPMESAAFFLLREHLEAVLSTLGERERKVVQLRYGLADGRPRTLEEIGRIFGVTRERIRQIESKTLAKLRDHAFADQLRGYLD from the coding sequence GTGCAGACCCGGACCCTGACCGTGAACGTGAGCCACCCCGCCGGCAGCTCCTTCCACGCCGGTGAAGTCGCAACCGCAGAGGCCGAGGCCGAGGCCGTGGACGAGACCGCAGACGCCGCCGCACGCGAAGCCGCCGAGCGCGACGGGGACGAAGAACCCGAGGTGTTCGAACTCATCGAGCAGCCGCCCCCGCAGCCCGGCCGCGGCCCCGCCGGCCCGGCCGCGGGCGGCCCCTCCGCCGACCTCTTCCGCCAGTACCTGCGCGAGATAGGCAGGATCCCGCTCCTCACCGCCGCCGAGGAGGTCGAACTCGCCCGGCGCGTGGAAGCGGGACTCTTCGCCGAGGAGCGGCTCGCGGGCGCCACCGACCTCGACTCCCAGCTCGCCGTCGACCTCGACAAACTCGTCGTCATGGGCCGCATGGCCAAACGCCGGCTCATCGAGTCCAACCTGCGCCTCGTCGTCTCCGTCGCCAAACGCTACGTGGGCCGCGGCCTGACCATGCTCGACCTCGTCCAGGAGGGCAACCTCGGACTGATCCGGGCCGTCGAGAAGTTCGACTACGCCCGTGGCTACAAGTTCTCCACCTACGCCACCTGGTGGATCCGCCAGGCGATGTCACGGGCCCTCGCCGACCAGGCCCGTACCATCCGCGTCCCCGTCCACGTCGTCGAGCTCATCAACCGCGTCGTCCGCGTCCAGCGCCGCATGCTCCAGGAACGCGGCTACGAACCCACCGCCGAAGAGGTCGCCCTCCACCTGGAACTGACCCCCGAACGCGTCCTGGAAGTGCTGCGCCTCGCCCAGGAACCGGTCTCCCTGCACGCCCCCGTCGGCGAGGAGGAGGACGTCGCGCTCGGCGACCTCATCGAGGACGGCGACGCCGCCTCCCCCATGGAGTCCGCCGCCTTCTTCCTGCTGCGCGAACACCTCGAGGCCGTCCTGTCGACCCTCGGCGAACGCGAACGCAAGGTCGTCCAGCTGCGCTACGGGCTCGCCGACGGCCGCCCCCGCACCCTGGAGGAGATCGGCCGGATCTTCGGCGTCACCCGGGAGCGGATCCGCCAGATCGAGTCCAAGACCCTCGCCAAGCTCCGCGACCACGCCTTCGCGGACCAGCTGCGCGGCTACCTCGACTGA
- a CDS encoding DUF6445 family protein, whose product MSPRPSNTLPVLPYRKPTRGRDYWVLDDVLPDADAVRERCLAKGDWVQGAPHKPEPWPGLRAMPALEPAELAHVEKLVRQATGAKRIWAEDPAGAGTFNHNCVQVVGEGECESRPHTDSRTVCRYAAVLYLTPGIPKDCGTSFYRQSLPGGVLGGNQVLAPHNNLVDALGTRFVPEDSFTEDLRVPHRYNRLLLYSANLIHSATGYWGTTLEDKRMTAVFFWMA is encoded by the coding sequence ATGTCACCTCGACCCTCGAACACCCTCCCCGTGCTGCCCTACCGCAAGCCCACCCGCGGCCGCGACTACTGGGTGCTGGACGACGTACTGCCCGACGCCGACGCCGTACGGGAACGCTGCCTCGCCAAGGGCGACTGGGTCCAGGGCGCCCCGCACAAGCCCGAGCCCTGGCCCGGGCTGCGCGCCATGCCCGCCCTGGAACCGGCCGAACTCGCCCACGTGGAGAAGCTGGTGCGGCAGGCCACCGGGGCGAAGCGGATCTGGGCCGAGGACCCCGCCGGAGCCGGCACCTTCAACCACAACTGCGTCCAGGTCGTCGGCGAGGGGGAGTGCGAGTCCCGCCCGCACACCGACTCCCGCACCGTGTGCCGCTACGCCGCCGTGCTCTACCTGACCCCCGGCATCCCCAAGGACTGCGGCACCAGCTTCTACCGCCAGAGCCTCCCCGGCGGGGTCCTCGGCGGCAACCAGGTCCTCGCCCCGCACAACAACCTCGTCGACGCCCTCGGCACCCGCTTCGTCCCCGAGGACTCCTTCACCGAGGACCTCCGCGTCCCCCACCGCTACAACCGCCTCCTGCTCTACTCCGCCAACCTGATCCACAGCGCCACCGGGTACTGGGGCACCACCCTGGAGGACAAGCGGATGACGGCCGTCTTCTTCTGGATGGCCTGA
- a CDS encoding molybdopterin oxidoreductase family protein produces the protein MHSTQGVTATHCPYCALQCGMNLRPQPDGDGGVTVEERADFPVNRGALCGKGRTAPAVLSSRVRLTEPLVRTRPGGPLVPATWDQALDTVAAGLARTRRTHGPDAVGVFGGGGLTNEKAYALGKFARIALGTSQIDYNGRFCMSSAAAAHQRAFGLDRGLPFPLEDIPRTGCVILVGSNPAETMPPALRYLTELKEAGGTLVVVDPRRTRTAELADLHLAPRPGTDLALALGLLHLVVAEGRTDTEFIAARTTGWEDARAAAMAHWPELVERITGVPVPRLRRAVELFCAPESAMVLTARGPEQQAKGTDTVGAWINLCLATGRAGRPLSGYGCLTGQGNGQGGREHGQKADQLPGYRKLTDPAAREHVARVWGVDPETLPGPGRSAYELLDALGGDVKALLLMGSNPLVSAPGAAHVEERVRSLDFLAVADVVLSETAALADVVLPVTQWAEESGTTTNLEGRVLLRRRALTPPPGVRSDLEVLHGLAARLGLEKAFPTDPEEVFAELRRASEGGPADYSGITYDRIAAEQGVFWPCPEGSPGTPRLFLDRFATEDGRARFAPVAHREAAETPDAEYPLLLTTGRVVAQYQSGAQTRRVPELNEAAPGPFVELHPRLAARLGVADGAPLAVTSRRGRAVAPARITDAIRADTVFMPFHWYGEGRANTLTNPALDPVSRMPEFKVCAVRVELA, from the coding sequence ATGCACAGCACCCAGGGAGTCACCGCCACCCACTGCCCGTACTGCGCCCTCCAGTGCGGCATGAACCTCCGCCCCCAGCCGGACGGCGACGGCGGCGTCACGGTCGAGGAGCGGGCCGACTTCCCGGTCAACCGCGGAGCCCTCTGCGGCAAGGGCCGCACCGCCCCCGCCGTGCTCTCCTCCCGGGTGCGCCTCACCGAGCCGCTGGTCCGCACCCGCCCCGGCGGCCCCCTCGTGCCGGCCACCTGGGACCAGGCCCTCGACACCGTGGCCGCCGGCCTCGCCCGCACCCGCCGCACGCACGGCCCCGACGCCGTCGGCGTCTTCGGCGGCGGCGGGCTCACCAACGAAAAGGCCTACGCCCTCGGCAAGTTCGCCCGCATCGCCCTCGGCACCTCCCAGATCGACTACAACGGCCGCTTCTGCATGTCCTCGGCCGCCGCCGCCCACCAGCGCGCCTTCGGCCTGGACCGCGGACTGCCCTTCCCCCTGGAGGACATCCCGCGCACCGGCTGCGTGATCCTCGTCGGCTCCAACCCGGCCGAGACCATGCCCCCCGCCCTGCGCTACCTCACCGAACTCAAGGAGGCCGGCGGCACCCTCGTCGTCGTCGACCCCCGCCGCACCCGCACCGCCGAACTGGCCGACCTCCACCTGGCCCCCCGCCCCGGCACCGACCTCGCCCTGGCCCTCGGCCTGCTGCACCTCGTCGTCGCCGAGGGCCGCACCGACACGGAGTTCATCGCCGCCCGCACCACCGGCTGGGAGGACGCCCGGGCCGCCGCCATGGCCCACTGGCCCGAGCTCGTCGAGCGGATCACCGGCGTCCCGGTCCCCCGCCTGCGCCGGGCCGTCGAGCTGTTCTGCGCCCCCGAATCCGCCATGGTGCTCACCGCCCGCGGCCCCGAACAGCAGGCCAAGGGCACCGACACCGTCGGCGCGTGGATCAACCTGTGCCTGGCCACCGGACGGGCCGGCCGCCCCCTCTCCGGCTACGGCTGCCTCACCGGCCAGGGCAACGGCCAGGGCGGCCGCGAGCACGGCCAGAAGGCCGACCAGCTCCCCGGCTACCGCAAGCTGACCGACCCCGCCGCCCGGGAACACGTCGCCCGGGTCTGGGGCGTCGACCCCGAGACCCTGCCCGGCCCCGGCCGCAGCGCGTACGAACTCCTCGACGCCCTCGGCGGCGACGTCAAGGCCCTCCTGCTCATGGGCTCCAACCCCCTCGTCTCCGCACCCGGCGCCGCCCACGTCGAGGAACGCGTGCGCTCCCTGGACTTCCTCGCCGTCGCCGACGTGGTCCTCTCCGAGACCGCCGCCCTCGCCGACGTGGTCCTGCCCGTCACCCAGTGGGCCGAGGAGAGCGGCACCACCACCAACCTGGAAGGCCGCGTCCTGCTGCGCCGCCGGGCGCTCACCCCGCCGCCCGGCGTCCGCAGCGACCTGGAGGTCCTGCACGGGCTCGCCGCCCGCCTCGGCCTGGAGAAGGCCTTCCCCACCGACCCCGAGGAGGTCTTCGCGGAACTGCGCCGAGCCTCCGAGGGCGGCCCCGCCGACTACTCCGGCATCACCTACGACCGCATCGCCGCCGAACAGGGCGTCTTCTGGCCCTGCCCCGAAGGCTCCCCGGGCACGCCCCGGCTCTTCCTGGACCGGTTCGCCACCGAGGACGGCCGGGCCCGCTTCGCCCCCGTAGCCCACCGCGAGGCCGCCGAGACCCCCGACGCCGAGTACCCGCTGCTGCTCACCACCGGCCGGGTCGTCGCCCAGTACCAGTCCGGGGCACAGACCCGCCGCGTGCCCGAGCTCAACGAGGCCGCCCCCGGCCCGTTCGTGGAGCTCCACCCCCGCCTCGCCGCCCGCCTCGGGGTGGCCGACGGCGCCCCGCTGGCCGTCACCTCGCGGCGCGGACGGGCGGTGGCCCCGGCCCGGATCACCGACGCCATCAGGGCGGACACCGTGTTCATGCCCTTCCACTGGTACGGGGAGGGCCGCGCCAACACCCTCACCAACCCCGCCCTGGACCCCGTCTCCCGGATGCCGGAGTTCAAGGTCTGCGCGGTCCGCGTGGAGCTCGCCTGA